In Chitinophaga sp. HK235, a single window of DNA contains:
- the sucD gene encoding succinate--CoA ligase subunit alpha has product MSVLVNKDSKVIVQGFTGTEGTFHATQMIEYGTQVVGGVTPGKGGTTHLERPVFNTVADAVKATGANVSIIFVPPAFAADAIMEATEAGIALVVCITEGIPVQDMIKAKNFLQGSSTRLIGPNCPGVITAEEAKVGIMPGFIFKKGKIGIVSKSGTLTYEAADQVVKAGLGVSTAIGIGGDPIIGTPTKDAVELLMNDPETEGIIMIGEIGGSMEAEAARWIKEFGTKPVVGFIAGQTAPPGRRMGHAGAIIGGAEDTAAAKMKIMAECGVHVVESPANIGKTMAEVLSKTAALA; this is encoded by the coding sequence ATGAGTGTTTTAGTTAATAAGGATAGTAAAGTGATTGTGCAGGGATTTACCGGTACTGAAGGTACTTTCCATGCTACACAGATGATTGAATACGGTACACAGGTAGTGGGCGGTGTTACTCCCGGTAAAGGTGGTACTACCCATCTGGAGCGTCCGGTATTTAATACCGTAGCAGACGCAGTAAAAGCTACAGGTGCAAATGTTTCCATCATTTTTGTACCGCCGGCATTCGCTGCAGACGCAATCATGGAAGCTACCGAAGCTGGTATTGCCCTGGTAGTATGTATCACAGAAGGTATCCCTGTTCAGGACATGATCAAGGCGAAAAACTTCCTGCAAGGCTCCTCTACCCGCCTCATCGGCCCTAACTGCCCTGGCGTTATCACTGCCGAAGAAGCGAAAGTAGGTATCATGCCTGGTTTCATCTTCAAAAAAGGTAAAATCGGTATCGTTTCCAAATCCGGTACCCTGACTTACGAAGCTGCTGATCAGGTAGTTAAAGCTGGTCTGGGCGTTTCTACCGCTATCGGTATCGGTGGTGACCCAATCATCGGTACACCTACCAAAGACGCCGTAGAACTCCTGATGAACGATCCTGAAACTGAAGGTATCATCATGATCGGTGAAATCGGTGGTAGCATGGAAGCTGAAGCTGCCCGCTGGATCAAAGAATTTGGTACTAAACCGGTAGTAGGTTTCATCGCTGGCCAGACAGCGCCTCCGGGCCGTCGTATGGGCCACGCCGGTGCTATCATCGGTGGTGCAGAGGATACTGCCGCTGCTAAAATGAAAATCATGGCAGAATGTGGCGTTCACGTAGTGGAAAGCCCTGCCAACATCGGTAAAACAATGGCTGAAGTGCTGAGCAAAACTGCTGCACTGGCTTAA
- the aspS gene encoding aspartate--tRNA ligase — MYRTHTCGELRMEQVGQEVTLAGWIQTVRKFGSINFFDLRDRYGITQLLFHESLNTKLDEQPLGREFVIQVTGIVTERTNKNKNIPTGDIEITVRDYKILNAAKTPPFTIVDDTDGGDELRMKYRFLDLRRNAVRQNLELRYSVGRAARNFLHTRNFLDVETPFLINSTPEGARDFVVPSRMNPNQFYGLPQSPQTFKQLLMVSGYDRYYQIVKCFRDEDLRADRQPEFTQIDCEMSFVEQEDVLNTFEDMLKYIFKEIKGIEFEGAFPRMTWDDAMEFYGNDKPDIRFDMKLVNLNDTVKQKGFKVFDEAELVVAIAATGCSEYTRKQLDELTEWVKRPQIGMTGLIYVKYNTDGTLKSSVDKFFDEQQLQLWAQKCQAKPGDLILVLAGKEERTRKAMSELRLEMGERLGLRNKNEYKPLWVIDFPLFEYAEEENRWVARHHPFTSPKPEQISLMDDMSQYAKIKANAYDIVLNGTEIGGGSIRIYQRDLQQKMFAALGMSKEEAERKFGFLLGAFEYGAPPHGGIAFGFDRLCSLLGGSDGIRDFIAFPKNNHGRDVMLDAPGELDQAQLDELRISLVK; from the coding sequence ATGTATAGGACGCACACTTGCGGGGAGTTAAGAATGGAGCAGGTAGGCCAGGAGGTGACGCTGGCAGGATGGATACAAACAGTCAGAAAATTTGGCAGCATCAATTTTTTTGATCTGCGGGACCGTTATGGTATCACTCAGCTGTTATTTCACGAAAGTCTGAATACCAAACTGGATGAGCAGCCGCTGGGCCGTGAATTTGTGATACAGGTGACCGGTATTGTCACCGAGCGTACGAACAAAAATAAAAACATCCCCACCGGTGATATTGAGATCACGGTGCGTGACTATAAAATCCTGAATGCGGCTAAAACACCGCCTTTCACTATTGTGGACGATACAGACGGAGGTGATGAGCTGCGTATGAAATACCGCTTCCTCGATCTCCGCCGTAATGCGGTAAGGCAGAATCTCGAACTGCGCTATAGTGTAGGTCGTGCTGCCCGTAACTTCCTGCATACCCGTAACTTCCTGGATGTTGAAACTCCTTTCCTGATCAACTCCACACCGGAAGGTGCCCGCGATTTTGTGGTGCCCAGCCGTATGAACCCTAACCAGTTCTATGGTTTGCCACAATCACCGCAAACCTTTAAACAACTGCTGATGGTGAGCGGTTATGACCGTTATTACCAGATCGTAAAGTGTTTCCGTGATGAGGACCTGCGTGCAGACCGTCAGCCGGAATTTACCCAGATCGATTGTGAGATGAGTTTTGTGGAGCAGGAAGACGTGCTCAACACATTTGAGGATATGCTGAAATATATCTTCAAAGAAATCAAAGGAATTGAGTTTGAAGGCGCTTTCCCACGGATGACCTGGGATGATGCGATGGAGTTTTACGGAAATGACAAACCAGACATCCGTTTTGACATGAAGCTGGTGAACCTGAATGATACCGTAAAACAAAAAGGGTTCAAAGTATTTGATGAGGCAGAGCTGGTGGTAGCGATCGCTGCTACAGGCTGCTCAGAATATACCCGCAAACAATTAGACGAACTGACAGAATGGGTGAAACGTCCGCAGATCGGTATGACCGGACTCATCTATGTGAAATACAATACAGACGGCACCCTGAAGAGCTCGGTAGATAAGTTTTTTGATGAGCAGCAGCTGCAGCTGTGGGCGCAAAAATGTCAGGCTAAGCCGGGAGATCTCATCCTGGTGCTGGCTGGCAAAGAAGAGCGTACCCGTAAGGCGATGAGCGAGCTCCGTCTGGAAATGGGCGAGCGCCTGGGCCTCCGCAATAAAAATGAGTATAAACCGTTGTGGGTGATAGACTTCCCGCTGTTTGAGTATGCAGAAGAGGAAAATCGCTGGGTAGCCCGTCACCATCCGTTCACTTCTCCGAAGCCGGAGCAGATCTCGTTAATGGACGATATGTCACAGTATGCCAAAATCAAGGCTAATGCGTATGACATCGTACTGAACGGTACAGAGATCGGAGGCGGTTCCATCCGTATCTATCAGCGTGATTTACAGCAGAAAATGTTTGCTGCGCTGGGTATGTCCAAAGAAGAGGCAGAACGCAAATTCGGCTTCCTGCTGGGAGCTTTTGAATATGGTGCACCGCCACATGGTGGTATCGCCTTCGGATTTGATCGCTTGTGCTCGCTGTTGGGTGGAAGTGATGGTATCCGTGACTTCATCGCCTTCCCGAAAAACAACCACGGCCGTGATGTCATGCTGGATGCTCCCGGTGAGCTGGATCAGGCCCAACTCGATGAATTAAGGATCAGTCTGGTAAAATAG
- a CDS encoding glucosaminidase domain-containing protein: MGKFTTFLKRSICLSAVLLLLMLSNVGYAQQSTSNYLKKYKPVSVELMQETGVPASVILGVAMLESGVGTSRNAKLLNNHFGIVGKNNLSKTAPGTKSRYKQYASAVASYEHFVEVLARKKWFSQLKGNPEFAVWLKHMNHSGYSSAGHEWIRKVTNIINRYKLYKLDEGMDSVARGATWLTVGMPPATDDR, from the coding sequence ATGGGAAAATTTACAACATTCCTCAAACGGTCTATATGCTTAAGTGCGGTGCTTTTATTGCTGATGCTCAGTAATGTTGGATATGCTCAACAGTCCACGAGTAACTATCTGAAAAAATACAAACCGGTATCTGTAGAGCTGATGCAGGAAACCGGCGTTCCAGCGAGTGTTATCCTTGGGGTAGCCATGCTTGAATCCGGTGTAGGTACCAGTAGAAATGCCAAACTGCTGAATAACCACTTTGGTATTGTAGGTAAAAACAATCTTTCAAAGACTGCCCCTGGTACAAAATCCAGGTATAAGCAATATGCTTCTGCGGTAGCTTCTTATGAACACTTCGTTGAAGTGCTCGCCAGGAAAAAATGGTTTAGCCAGCTGAAAGGTAACCCCGAATTCGCGGTTTGGCTGAAACATATGAACCATAGCGGTTATTCTTCCGCTGGTCATGAATGGATCAGAAAAGTAACGAACATTATTAACCGTTATAAACTATATAAACTGGACGAAGGAATGGATAGCGTGGCACGGGGAGCAACCTGGTTGACCGTAGGCATGCCGCCAGCTACCGACGACCGGTGA
- a CDS encoding alpha-2-macroglobulin has product MRLFFSLFIVLFISNSMMAQTNYDNYWKKVTALEEKGLPKSALEEVDRIYAQAVKDKLPAQQIKALIFQLKYNDQVSDSSTQQNLDKLNQRIAVASGAQQAILQSIKAEMLFHYLQNNRYKYYNRTAIAAENPGPDISTWSLDYLHSQITAAYLASLADKTTLEKTAIGQFDPILVKGTGTRQLRPVLFDLLAHRALDYFKSGESALNKPANQFELDDPAAFAPAATFAAHRFVTTDSASLQYQAVVLLQQLIRLHENDKAALLDIDEERIQYMHQIAVSDNKAQLYTQALELMVTAYSSEQEVTGIYALMASDYLSKVQHGKPDTSGYTKKAKEICEKAIRLAPKTQGGIQCATYLEQIKSHYLELSTELVNVPSLPFRTLVKYKNTDKIYLRIIAVDEAFRVALQKAQNNYRDPESGYWKLLTGRTPLKAWEQTLPDPKDYSDHSAEIKVDALPLGQYIILASLKPGFDLKENPMALQFTWVSNISYLEDNTRFYALDRTSGKPLAGVNLSSWINKRVNNEDVWTMDKSTVTVADGSAELPYSRNGQSVRLKWELKNDLLFLDDYKYMYRNTYDRIPESKPHIYFFSDRSIYRPGQTIYFKGIALENEKGKNTSTIIAGLKNTVVMYDANGEKLDSVVVTSNEFGSFSGKFTIPEGRMNGWFSLRDQKNFGNLPFQVEEYKRPKFYVTFDTVKTSYRLGETVTANAKALAYAGNNINGAIVKYRVERRVRFPYPWLFKGYVPSGSSREIAHGETTTDEQGRFKVSFPAVPDRTVSPDNKPIFTYVVHADVTDLNGETRSADQSIHAGYQSMEISVEVPTRLEAAELKKVHIFTRNLNGAFEPASIKVALQPLESNKRLLRPRYWEQADQFVMTKEDYVKAFPLDIYNEDNNKDKWPRKAAVSEQQLTSTDSGVVSIDKKLTPGFYELVVSATDKNGQPVVQKAVFELLDPAAKELAAPDYLWSYDAAVMTEPGKKAGIILGSSAKDLHVLQIMERVNQSRQLSALTLEGLKKYEYNVTEEDRGGIMLHYLFVKDNRVFSDHHQIFVPWDNKTLNVKLATHRDKLQPGEKEKWSVEISGYKGEKVAAELLAAMYDASLDAFVPNQWTAPAIYPNISSGSIFQGYDNFRMVNSQYYFNTNEQGIPGVERSYDALNLFDWMMNDWMGGIRRKGSAIYGSRAAGGARPEAMMAMAPAPAALAKKEVTVAGDPNGIAAGLLEDKAAAPYQEPAKETTENTGNITIRKNFQETAFFLPELRTDKDGNISFEFTMPEALTKWNFQGLAHTKDLAFGNIRASIVTQKQLMVQPNAPRFVRAGDKIDFTAKVSNLTDSLLIGQAHLELLDAATMQPVDGWFQNIFPVQHFTAKAGQSTVVAFQLQVPNNFTSALLYRVTAEAGNFSDGEENALPVLTNSMLVTESLPLPVRGDGKHTFTFDKLLHSDASTTLRQEAVTVEYTSNPAWYAVQALPYLMEYPYDCSEQVFNRYYANALASHITNTVPGIKTIFEKWKTTDTAALMSNLQKNEELKSILLQQTPWVLEAKNEAQQKKNIALLFDLNRMQRERKSALDQLAGKQLPDGSFAWFNGMWADRYITQYIVAGLGHLQQLTSVKDPVAASIADKAMDYLDRQLDKDYYQLVNLKHDLKKQNISELQVQYLYARSFFDRPVPAAMRKSFDYFTAQQQQYWTKMGRYAQGMIALSQFKKGDKATAAAILKSLKENAINNQEMGMYWKDVVAGYGWHQAPIETQALLIEAFQVAGQDIAAVADMKTWLLKNKQTNNWSTTKATADACYAMLLQGSNWLTTSPEVNIQLGSETISSTEHKTEAGTGYFKERIDGKAVKPAMGNISVTVKNSQGQPSWGAVYWQYFEDLDKITAAKTPLVLEKELFKEVTTDKGPVLTKIGEGNELKVGDKVKVRIVLRADRTMEYIHLKDMRAACFEPQNVISSAKWQNGLSYYESTKDASTDFFFSYLPKGTYVFEYTLFVTHEGKFSNGISTAQCMYAPEFSAHSEGITVKVVE; this is encoded by the coding sequence ATGCGTTTATTCTTTTCACTATTCATTGTTTTATTCATAAGCAACAGTATGATGGCCCAGACCAACTATGACAACTACTGGAAAAAAGTGACGGCCCTCGAAGAAAAGGGACTGCCTAAATCGGCCCTCGAAGAAGTGGACCGGATTTATGCACAGGCTGTGAAAGACAAGCTACCGGCACAACAGATCAAAGCGCTCATTTTTCAGTTGAAATACAACGATCAGGTCAGCGACAGCAGCACCCAGCAAAACCTGGACAAACTCAACCAGCGTATTGCTGTGGCCAGTGGTGCTCAGCAGGCCATCCTGCAAAGCATCAAAGCGGAAATGTTGTTCCATTACCTCCAGAACAACCGGTACAAATATTATAATCGCACCGCCATCGCTGCTGAAAATCCAGGTCCGGACATCAGCACCTGGAGCCTCGATTACCTCCACAGCCAGATCACCGCAGCCTACCTGGCCTCTCTGGCCGACAAAACCACGCTGGAAAAAACGGCCATAGGCCAGTTCGACCCCATCCTGGTAAAAGGTACCGGCACCCGGCAGCTGCGCCCCGTATTGTTCGACCTCCTGGCCCACCGCGCCCTGGACTACTTCAAATCCGGTGAAAGCGCCCTTAATAAGCCAGCCAACCAGTTCGAACTCGACGACCCTGCCGCTTTTGCGCCTGCCGCCACCTTTGCGGCACACCGCTTTGTAACCACAGACAGCGCATCCTTGCAATATCAGGCTGTTGTACTGCTGCAGCAACTGATACGCCTGCACGAAAATGACAAGGCTGCCCTGCTCGATATTGATGAGGAAAGGATTCAGTACATGCACCAGATTGCTGTGTCCGACAACAAAGCACAATTATATACTCAGGCCCTGGAGCTGATGGTCACTGCCTATAGCAGCGAACAGGAAGTAACCGGCATCTACGCACTCATGGCTTCCGACTACCTGAGCAAAGTGCAGCACGGAAAACCGGATACCAGCGGCTACACCAAAAAGGCTAAAGAGATCTGTGAAAAAGCAATCCGGTTGGCCCCTAAAACACAGGGCGGTATACAATGCGCCACCTATCTCGAACAGATCAAGTCGCATTACCTGGAACTGTCTACCGAACTGGTCAATGTACCATCGCTGCCTTTCCGGACCCTCGTTAAATACAAAAACACCGACAAAATATACCTGCGCATCATCGCTGTGGACGAAGCCTTCCGGGTTGCCCTCCAAAAGGCGCAGAATAACTACCGCGACCCGGAAAGCGGTTACTGGAAACTGCTGACAGGCAGAACACCGCTGAAAGCATGGGAACAGACCCTGCCGGATCCTAAAGATTACAGCGACCACTCCGCTGAGATAAAAGTAGACGCCCTCCCACTGGGACAATATATCATCCTCGCTAGTTTAAAACCTGGCTTCGACCTGAAAGAAAACCCCATGGCACTGCAGTTTACCTGGGTGTCTAACATCAGCTACCTGGAAGACAATACCCGGTTTTATGCACTGGACCGCACTTCCGGCAAACCACTGGCTGGTGTGAACCTGTCTTCCTGGATCAACAAAAGGGTGAACAATGAAGATGTATGGACCATGGACAAGTCTACCGTTACTGTCGCTGATGGTAGCGCTGAACTACCCTATAGCCGCAATGGCCAGTCTGTACGCCTGAAATGGGAACTGAAAAACGACCTGCTGTTCCTGGATGATTATAAATACATGTACCGTAATACCTATGACCGGATTCCAGAATCCAAGCCGCACATTTACTTCTTTTCAGACAGAAGTATTTACCGGCCCGGACAAACCATTTATTTCAAAGGTATTGCGCTCGAAAATGAGAAAGGTAAAAACACCAGCACCATAATAGCCGGTCTGAAAAACACGGTAGTGATGTATGATGCTAATGGGGAAAAACTGGATTCTGTAGTGGTTACTTCCAATGAATTCGGTTCTTTCTCCGGTAAATTCACCATCCCCGAAGGCCGCATGAATGGTTGGTTTTCACTGAGAGACCAGAAAAATTTCGGGAATCTTCCTTTTCAGGTAGAAGAATACAAACGCCCCAAGTTTTATGTGACGTTTGATACTGTAAAAACGAGTTATCGTTTAGGGGAGACCGTTACTGCCAACGCTAAAGCATTGGCCTATGCCGGTAACAATATTAATGGCGCCATTGTAAAATACCGCGTGGAAAGGAGAGTGCGTTTCCCTTATCCATGGCTGTTTAAGGGGTATGTTCCATCCGGTAGCTCCCGTGAGATTGCGCATGGCGAAACCACTACGGATGAGCAGGGGCGTTTCAAAGTGAGCTTCCCTGCAGTGCCCGACAGAACAGTGTCTCCGGACAACAAACCTATCTTCACTTATGTAGTACATGCCGATGTGACGGACCTCAACGGTGAAACACGCAGCGCAGATCAGTCTATCCATGCGGGTTACCAGTCAATGGAAATAAGCGTGGAAGTACCAACCCGTCTGGAAGCTGCTGAACTGAAGAAAGTACACATCTTTACCAGAAATCTGAACGGTGCTTTTGAACCGGCATCCATCAAAGTAGCTTTACAGCCGCTGGAGTCCAATAAACGCCTGCTGCGTCCCCGCTACTGGGAACAGGCCGACCAGTTTGTGATGACGAAAGAGGACTATGTAAAAGCCTTCCCGCTGGATATTTATAATGAAGATAATAACAAAGACAAATGGCCACGTAAGGCAGCCGTATCTGAGCAACAGCTCACCAGCACCGATTCCGGTGTTGTTTCTATCGACAAAAAACTAACCCCTGGCTTTTATGAGCTGGTGGTAAGCGCTACGGATAAGAACGGCCAGCCGGTAGTACAGAAAGCTGTCTTTGAGCTGCTGGACCCTGCAGCCAAAGAACTGGCAGCTCCTGATTACCTGTGGAGCTATGATGCGGCAGTAATGACAGAACCGGGTAAAAAAGCCGGTATCATACTCGGATCTTCTGCCAAAGATCTGCATGTGTTGCAAATCATGGAACGTGTGAATCAGTCAAGACAATTATCTGCCTTGACACTGGAAGGTTTGAAAAAGTATGAATATAATGTCACTGAAGAAGACAGAGGTGGTATCATGCTGCACTACCTGTTTGTAAAAGACAACCGTGTATTCAGTGATCATCACCAGATATTTGTTCCCTGGGACAATAAAACCCTGAACGTTAAACTGGCGACTCATCGCGATAAACTGCAGCCGGGAGAGAAAGAAAAGTGGAGTGTGGAAATCTCAGGTTACAAAGGAGAAAAGGTAGCTGCTGAATTGCTGGCCGCTATGTATGATGCATCGCTGGATGCTTTTGTGCCGAATCAATGGACGGCTCCTGCTATCTATCCCAACATCAGCTCCGGCAGCATCTTCCAGGGTTACGATAACTTCCGGATGGTGAATTCACAGTATTATTTCAATACCAATGAACAGGGAATACCAGGTGTGGAAAGAAGTTATGATGCGCTCAATTTGTTTGATTGGATGATGAATGATTGGATGGGAGGTATCAGACGTAAAGGTTCAGCCATTTACGGTAGCCGCGCTGCTGGTGGCGCCCGTCCTGAAGCCATGATGGCCATGGCTCCGGCTCCGGCTGCTCTCGCAAAGAAAGAAGTGACTGTAGCAGGAGATCCAAACGGTATCGCCGCCGGTCTTTTAGAAGATAAAGCAGCGGCTCCTTATCAGGAACCAGCTAAAGAAACGACAGAGAACACCGGCAATATCACTATCCGCAAAAACTTCCAGGAAACCGCTTTCTTCCTGCCGGAACTGCGTACAGACAAAGATGGTAACATCTCTTTCGAATTTACTATGCCGGAAGCCCTTACCAAATGGAACTTCCAGGGTCTGGCCCATACCAAAGACCTGGCCTTCGGTAATATCAGAGCCAGCATTGTAACGCAGAAGCAGCTGATGGTACAGCCTAATGCGCCTCGTTTTGTAAGAGCCGGTGATAAGATTGACTTCACTGCCAAAGTGAGCAACCTCACTGACTCTCTGCTGATTGGTCAGGCTCACCTGGAACTGCTGGATGCCGCCACTATGCAGCCCGTAGATGGCTGGTTCCAGAACATTTTCCCAGTACAGCACTTTACTGCCAAAGCAGGACAGAGCACCGTAGTGGCTTTCCAGCTGCAGGTACCCAACAACTTCACCAGCGCGCTGCTGTACCGTGTTACCGCAGAGGCAGGCAACTTCAGCGATGGAGAAGAAAATGCGCTGCCCGTACTGACCAACTCCATGCTGGTAACAGAATCCCTGCCACTGCCGGTAAGAGGTGATGGTAAACATACTTTTACCTTCGATAAACTGCTGCATTCAGATGCCTCCACAACACTGCGTCAGGAAGCCGTTACTGTGGAATACACCAGCAACCCGGCCTGGTATGCAGTGCAGGCGCTGCCTTACCTGATGGAATATCCTTACGACTGTTCCGAACAGGTGTTCAACCGCTATTATGCTAATGCACTGGCATCTCACATCACCAACACGGTTCCGGGTATCAAAACCATTTTCGAAAAATGGAAAACGACCGATACTGCAGCGCTGATGAGCAACCTCCAGAAAAATGAGGAACTGAAATCAATATTGCTGCAACAGACACCGTGGGTATTGGAAGCCAAAAATGAAGCACAGCAGAAGAAAAACATCGCGCTGCTGTTTGATCTGAATCGGATGCAGCGTGAAAGAAAATCTGCGCTGGACCAGCTGGCAGGTAAACAGTTGCCGGATGGCTCTTTCGCCTGGTTTAACGGTATGTGGGCTGACCGTTATATTACCCAATATATCGTAGCCGGCCTTGGTCATCTGCAACAGCTCACCAGCGTTAAAGATCCGGTAGCAGCCAGCATTGCCGATAAAGCCATGGACTACCTGGATAGGCAGCTGGACAAGGACTATTACCAACTGGTCAACTTAAAACATGACCTGAAAAAACAAAATATCAGCGAGCTGCAGGTGCAATACCTGTATGCACGCAGCTTCTTCGACCGTCCTGTTCCGGCAGCTATGCGCAAGTCATTCGACTATTTCACTGCGCAACAGCAACAATACTGGACCAAAATGGGCCGTTATGCACAGGGCATGATTGCACTGTCACAATTCAAAAAAGGTGATAAAGCCACTGCTGCCGCTATCCTCAAATCGCTGAAAGAAAATGCGATCAACAACCAGGAGATGGGTATGTACTGGAAAGATGTAGTAGCCGGTTATGGCTGGCATCAGGCCCCTATCGAAACACAGGCTTTGCTGATAGAGGCATTCCAGGTAGCAGGCCAGGACATTGCTGCCGTTGCCGATATGAAAACATGGTTGCTGAAAAACAAACAGACCAACAACTGGAGCACCACCAAAGCGACTGCTGATGCCTGTTACGCTATGCTGCTTCAGGGCAGCAACTGGCTGACCACCAGCCCGGAAGTAAACATCCAGCTGGGCAGCGAAACCATCAGCAGTACTGAGCATAAAACAGAAGCGGGCACCGGTTATTTCAAGGAACGTATTGATGGCAAAGCTGTTAAACCAGCAATGGGTAATATCAGCGTTACCGTGAAAAACAGCCAGGGACAACCTTCCTGGGGCGCTGTGTACTGGCAGTATTTCGAGGATCTCGATAAGATCACTGCTGCCAAAACTCCGTTGGTGCTGGAAAAAGAACTGTTCAAGGAAGTGACTACCGACAAAGGCCCGGTGCTGACCAAAATAGGAGAAGGCAACGAGCTGAAAGTAGGAGATAAAGTAAAGGTAAGGATCGTGCTGCGTGCCGACAGGACTATGGAATACATCCACCTGAAAGACATGCGTGCGGCCTGCTTTGAGCCACAGAACGTGATCAGCAGCGCTAAATGGCAGAATGGTCTGAGTTATTATGAAAGCACCAAAGATGCTTCAACCGACTTCTTCTTTAGTTATCTGCCCAAAGGTACCTATGTGTTTGAATACACCCTTTTTGTAACACATGAAGGTAAATTCTCCAATGGTATCAGCACGGCCCAGTGCATGTATGCGCCTGAATTCAGCGCACACAGCGAAGGCATTACCGTGAAGGTGGTAGAATAA
- a CDS encoding FAD-binding oxidoreductase gives MVNVDYIIVGQGIAGTMLSWALWQAGKKVLVIDDAKENSASRVAAGIINPVSGRRFEPAWMYDTIYPFAKDTYHQMSELLQVPVLTERRLWNVFPSQQMRDAFMKKAADGKYTALPEQLEYEEVLDQPYGAAVVQGATVNLRELLPAWRKFLQAQGALREAHVDVAALDVNADRVIYEDIIAQKIIFCDGVATTNNPWFHALTFLPNKGEVLLVRIPGLHTDDIIKKSITLVPQGPELFWAGSSFVWDYVDDLPTDKQREILEKSLQQLLKVPYTVEAQLAAVRPSGNDRRPMIGLHPEMPSVGIFNGLGTKGCSLAPFMAAHFTAVLQGNAQLMPEVNVNRYF, from the coding sequence ATGGTAAACGTAGATTATATCATTGTAGGGCAGGGGATTGCAGGTACTATGCTGAGCTGGGCTTTGTGGCAGGCGGGGAAGAAGGTACTGGTGATCGATGATGCAAAAGAAAACAGTGCGTCGCGGGTGGCGGCGGGTATTATTAACCCTGTGTCCGGTCGCCGGTTTGAGCCGGCATGGATGTATGACACCATTTATCCGTTTGCAAAGGATACCTATCATCAAATGTCGGAACTGCTGCAGGTGCCGGTGTTGACAGAGCGGCGTTTGTGGAATGTGTTTCCATCACAACAGATGCGGGATGCCTTTATGAAAAAGGCTGCTGATGGTAAGTACACTGCACTGCCGGAACAGCTGGAGTACGAAGAGGTATTGGACCAGCCTTATGGCGCGGCTGTTGTGCAGGGAGCTACGGTCAATCTGCGGGAGCTGCTGCCTGCCTGGCGTAAGTTTTTGCAGGCACAGGGGGCTTTGCGGGAAGCGCATGTAGATGTAGCTGCGCTGGATGTAAACGCGGATAGGGTGATTTATGAAGATATTATTGCGCAGAAGATCATTTTTTGTGATGGGGTAGCTACAACAAACAATCCCTGGTTTCATGCCCTCACTTTTTTGCCTAACAAGGGAGAGGTGCTGCTGGTGAGGATTCCAGGGCTACATACGGACGATATCATCAAAAAGAGTATTACACTGGTACCGCAGGGACCGGAGTTATTTTGGGCCGGTTCTTCTTTTGTTTGGGATTATGTTGATGATTTACCCACGGATAAACAAAGGGAGATACTGGAGAAAAGCCTGCAGCAGCTGTTAAAGGTGCCTTATACGGTAGAAGCGCAGCTGGCGGCGGTGCGGCCTTCGGGTAATGATCGCCGGCCAATGATAGGATTACATCCTGAAATGCCTTCAGTAGGCATCTTCAATGGTCTGGGTACCAAAGGTTGTTCGCTGGCACCCTTTATGGCTGCGCATTTTACAGCAGTGTTACAGGGAAATGCCCAGCTGATGCCGGAAGTAAATGTGAACAGATATTTTTAA